Part of the Juglans regia cultivar Chandler chromosome 14, Walnut 2.0, whole genome shotgun sequence genome, aaaaaattccaattcTGTcatcccccccctcccccccttttttttatctcttaactcttaattttgatattaatttattcTTCATGTAAAAGGTACTTTAACCTACTTCCCCCCTTCAATAACCTTGCCTTTTAAGCACTGATCTTTCCTTAGTTTAGTTGTATATTTCTTTGCTtgatctcttatatatattggtAGACATCTATGCTTCGCGTCCTTCGAACGAGCTTTCTCCTCCGAACCCATCTTGCAAATTTGATCCATATATGCAACCAGTTCTGGCATGCTTGAATGTCCACAGAGCGGTAAATTAATTTGCTAGACATCTTTTCTTTATTGCTCTTCTTCCGTCTTTTAACTTGATCATCTTGTTGTTTATTTTAGGGAGAGATTTTACGACATAGGAAAAAAGATCAAAAGAGAGACAGATGCATCTTCTCAAATGGGAAGGAGACATTTATTTGGTCCTTCTGGGACCTTGAACACTCTCACACCATGTGCTGCATGTAAGCTCTTGAGAAGAAGGTGTGCTGAAGAATGCCCTTTTTCCCCATATTTCTCTCCACATGAACCCCAGAAATTTGCGGCTGTTCACAGAGTCTTTGGTGCAAGTAACGTCTCCAAGATGCTAATGGTATATATACACTACCTGatcaaatattttactttttcaaatgaTCTGCTTATTGCTCTTGATGAAATATTTCCCGACTTTTCTTCAATATTCTATGGTTTATCTAGGAGGTGCCAGAGAGTCAAAGAGCTGATACAGCAAATAGTCTGGTTTATGAAGCAAACTTGAGGCTGAGAGACCCGGTATATGGGTGCATGGGTGCAATTTCAGCTTTGCAACAACAGATTCAAACTTTGCAAGCAGAACTTAATGCAGTAAGGGCCGAGATGTTGCAACACAAATTTAGTAACTTCATTCCTTCGAGTCCTGCTGCGTTGGTTTCTTCTGGGGCGGCGCCTGTTTCAATTTCTCATGCCCCACCTCACACAACTCTTTCTAGAccaccatcaccaccaccacctcctcctaATCCACCTGTATTGCCACCTCTGCCTTCAGCTGTcacttctttctcttcttcatcctctacTTCTCTGTATACACCACCTTCAAGCGCAACAGGTTACAGCTCCATTATTTTGAATGCTAATATCCAATATTTTGACTGAATTCACTGCATCTACTTCTTTTTCTTCGCTTTTCTTGAAGAATGGCCATGCTCAATATAGTAGGAATGACCATTCGATATAGTAGAATTGATCCATTTGTTTCACGCTTATAATAATTAATCCTTGTGGTTGGGAAGTTATTGAAAGAGATAAAAAGAGAACTTGGAGCCTGACAATGGTCATGACTCGGATCTGATCCACCAGTTATCATGagattccttttgtttttttttttttttcgagggGGTGCAGTTGGAAGAAATTTTCAATTCTCATTCATTTTCCAGCTGATCTTTTTTATTCGAAAATGTTGAAAATGTCGATGTTGTCACATTATTAgtactaaaacaaaaatagttttGACTTTCCATTTGATCTGTACGTAACATTTTACTTCGTACTAGTAGAACCATATATGCAGTAAAAGTTATAGTGTTTCTAGCTTGACCTTTCaataatttttgttgttgtttcttcGTGTAATTAAGGTTATACCAACGTCTGATCATGAAGAGACCATATATTGCGActacattaaccatatatatatatatatatggttaataaaaGGTGTGACATATACAAATTAAAGCCGTAGTTTTCGGTAGGGGTTGACATGCACAAACGCCAATCTCTTACACAAATAGTCATTGCACGTGTGAGTAATATCTAGACTTGCAGCTTGAACTTTTAAGTCCAAGTAGATCATGTGCCAGTCTGTGCCATATCGTAGAATTGAAGGACCTAATCAAAGcatttttatcaaaagaaatgctTTAGCTACAAaagattttatctaaataaatttataaattaatgtgattatttgatttattaaattataaaattatttttattgtaaagtattaAATCTAAGTacgtatcatatatataaattcatttcaatttgtgaatttaatatttttatgatatcttTTCATAGTTATAAcaattatcttttattaattaaagaacTACTACGTAGTTACACTAGCCGCCCCCCTCCTCCCAACCcccttttctttctcattgacaattaattttcttgattACCCCAATTTGCATCAGTTTAAACATCATTGACCAGATCACATAGCATGGTCAATGTACATTAGTGTTTGTCCCAAACGCACAGCctaaacatataataaatatatatatatatatatatatatattatcgtgTGGGAAAAGCAAATGACAAATCGGAAGACTAAAAAGTAGAGAAAATAAATGCCTTGAAatggagctagctagctcagTGAGCAAGTTTGACATTTATCATGTAtagatatttgaatattgacTGTTGACATACTACGAACTATTTAAATTAAGTTTTCTGAATTAttctacatttatatataaattattatatccaGAGAGGAAATTAACAAAGTTATAATGGATTTCGTTGTCCGGtatcaatgatatatatatatatatatatatatatatatatatataatggcagCTAGGGCAAGTTTTATATTCCAAGTCTAAGATGTATTTAAGTTTCCTTGGCGTGTGGATGAGCACAACCTCGATCGAGTGATGCAGAAAACCAATTATGTTCTaagttaaatatataaataatacccAAGAAAAGACTGAATATACATGCAATTGCGTGCACATAATAATCACCAGAGGGCAGATTGCATTGGTAAGGATTTTGGTTTCACGTCGCAATTGCTTGAAAGAGCCGCATCTTAGCTTGTCCTTTCTGAATTTCCTGATCTTAAAGTTTTAATCAgcacaaaacacacacacacactatatatatggACAGTGCTAGCGGCCGCGCGCGTACCGCtactctgtttttatttttattttttttaacaattttttaatatctttaaacattaaaaaaataaaaaaattcatttataataACTTCTTTATTCGTAAAAAAATTGAACAGTAACTTTGAGGTAGTGATTACTTTGATCGGACTccactaatattatatatatatatatatagaagataatgatagatttactatctatttattaattatttttttgtttttttatttaatagttaaggaagtgactattagtaaagttgcatatttttttttaattttttttgaatgattaataatgttaaaaaaatacttaaaataaaataataaaaaaataaaaattttaaatattataaaaaaataaataaatggtaaGAGATAGTAAGCTTATCATTacctatacatatatatatatatatatatatgtatatgatgaGTTCTTACAGTCTTATACCacctgcaaaaaataaataaataaataaataaataaaaatatatgtgtggTATAGATATAGAACTGAGTTTTCATGTATAGTACTAATTAACTTTCTTTCAGACAGAGGCGCCTCATCATGATGCACCTTTCTGCAGCCTGATCTCCCAACCATACAGTAGTACTTCCGTGAAATGATTTTGAAAGAAAGCCATGATACATATATTCTTGCTTGTTGACAAATTCatcatgtaattatatatattcaatgaaTACAGACTGACTTCTAATATTACCTCTAAAAGGGACAGAATATATGATATTACTTCCTATTCATGATGCTGCATTTATCAATATTTGTGAAGTGCTGACATGATGAGACTTGCtagtaaataatattacaaattaatgtcAATTATAAGTATTTTCATTGCTTGAATATTATGAGGATTCCTAGATCTACTGAAATTAGAAACGACCTGCATCAATCATCAAGTTCTAGCGAGCTAGctatttttaattcttaaatcCGAAGATGAAACAGGTTTTCTAATGGCCGGGCTTGATTTTCAAATGGGAGATCAGATCAAGATCATCATGGTAATATATAAGACAACAGACAAGAAGGTTTGGTAACGAATTAACCAATCACTTGGATTCTGTGGTCAAATCGGAAAAGTACTCAATAGAAGATTACATTCCgtaacaagattttattttcaagtcgaTGTGTAGAATATATCATTTACATTACTTAAattgtaagatttgatttgtaaaatttaaattttaaaatttataattttctaaatcaaattatatcatataaacactTTACTATGTATGATATCAACGTGACTCACTAGCTTAAATCTTGATCTAGTGCAAtatttcctcctcctcctcttatTCCTCCTCTCCTGGCACATTATAAATGCCTCCTTTCAATCAAGAAATAAGTTaagttattttgtattgagacttCCCGAGCTTAGGTCACCATATTCATGAGTacttaaatatacaaaaatggtTTGAAAACAGTTGTCTCTAAACCTTCATTTAGGTGTCCACATGCATTCATTCGACTTGtggaataaatttataatcatgGGTTCGGTATTGACATCGGCTTGTTCAAGTTTGCTAAGATTCAGATCATGATCGGGACATGCTGCAGATCATAATCAtgggaaaagaagaaacaaaggaTTAGAAAATCTCTGATCTGTTGCCTGTGGAAAAATGATGATCAGAAtgctaattttatatatatatatatatatatatatatatatatatatatatatataattgcctTGTGGTTTTACCTTATAACTCACTTGGTGATAGAAAAGCCATTACTCGATCGTGTGATGCCTCTAAGCTAGCTGTACGTATATATTTGAACTGCCAGATGATATAATAAACCATGCACCGTCGTCTATAAGCGATGATGATTCAGTTGCCAACATCGACATGTACGTCTTGATAGCACATGCAAACCGCGGGATAGATCAAAGAAAAGCGGAAACAAAAAGGAGAATCAAACTTGATGGGATTCCTTCATGATCAACATCGTAATCGGATTAGTACAGTGAAACTGGTCGTTCTCAATTTTAATACGACTATCTCATTCAGCTAACATTTATGAGAACAGTT contains:
- the LOC108996869 gene encoding LOB domain-containing protein 15-like; this translates as MSTERERFYDIGKKIKRETDASSQMGRRHLFGPSGTLNTLTPCAACKLLRRRCAEECPFSPYFSPHEPQKFAAVHRVFGASNVSKMLMEVPESQRADTANSLVYEANLRLRDPVYGCMGAISALQQQIQTLQAELNAVRAEMLQHKFSNFIPSSPAALVSSGAAPVSISHAPPHTTLSRPPSPPPPPPNPPVLPPLPSAVTSFSSSSSTSLYTPPSSATGYSSIILNANIQYFD